TCTTTTTACGAGTATCTATGAATGCCAGGCTGCCTCCTTCTTCCGCGCATACTTGCTTTGCCTCCAGCCAAGTTTTCGGGTCTGCGTGAATTTTGTAGGCTACCTTTTCATCTGTGTACTCGGTGTAACCAGAAGCTGGAAAAGTTTGAGACGGTTTGAAATAACTTTGTTGAGTTCCCTCGTTTTCGACAAGAGCAACATAGATGTAGAAACAGGTTGAGAagaagataaataataaacgcGAACCTTGGTTGAAAATGGCGTATAACTGTCAGTGATAgtataagaaaattttgtgttttttttttttttttttttttacctaagGAGGTGTGAGCTTCTGCGAGGCAACAGAAAACTGCAAAAACTGTCAGGAGACACGTGGCGATTTGAATCAGTGATAGTGACTTGAATAAAGAAGCCATTTTCAAAGTGCTGCAGACACGAGTCAGCTTCAAACTGACACTGATTTCGCTTCTGACTTCACTTTGACGCTTCGACGTTCTTACGTAATGTTCGATTCCAGTTCTTACTGGCTTGGAGTCTCCTGATAATAAGTGCGATTCTTTGACCCCGCGGAAAAACCAGCATCATAAAACATTCACGCGCATCGATGAGATTCGACCATAATCGTTGTTTGTATGACAATTCAATCCATAGCCGACAATCTGCCGAATCAGACTCACAGTCTGTCTATTTATGAATgtgcgtaattttttattttaacaagaagaaaaaaaagatcgagTAAAACCCTGCGATTAACGTGAGTGCGAGATGAATAATAGCCAGCTGTTTGCTCATATCAGCAAACTGAAATTCTATTCCACTTCACTTCTTGTTGAAAAGAACAATATCACTGCGTGATACACGTATCGTAAAAATGTCAGACCATTGAATTTTTGGATGAgtctttttattttgttggTCTTCGGAATTATACtttaagaaaaaagagaattaGCTGCTGGTACGTTGGACTTGAAACGCGATCTTGCAGAATTTCTTACACAAGTTGGGCGAAGCCACCGTGGAACCAGTCTGCCATGTACGGTAAGTTTGGTTTGAGACGTTGTTACACACCTTCACGGTGGTATTCAAACCCGCAAATAGTTTACTCTCACCCACCTCTTCAGCCATTGTTGCACAAGAGTTTGGTCAATGAAGACGTATTCAACTATCACATTGAACTATATCGTTGTTCAAACGGTCCGGCTTGTACACTGGAATTGGTCTCGACACGTGGAGAATAGAAGAGTTCTGTTGTGGTTTTCTCCTACACCGTCACCGCGACGATTGTTCTACAAGAACTCGACCGAAAGTAGAATCCAAAGTCAGAATCAAACGAATGGCTGGTTGGTGATTTTTCGTGAAAGAGATTGGCATTGTTAGGCGTCTTCAGACGATGTCGTTCGTTCAAAAGCGTTCAGTTCTTCGCAGAATGCGTTAGTCAATCCTCCGTTGTTATCTGCCATGACAACACAGTTTTTCGGGCTGGAAGGTTTACCGAATGCCCATTAAAGGTACGTCAACGATTCACCTCGATGCTCTGGAAACAATGGTTCAGACTGATAAGTCAAGCTAAAATGAACTCTGAACGGATCGTTAGCACTTTTCGATACTTCGTTTTAATGACAAATTCATGAATAAAAATCTACGACTGTATTTTTATagagtaatatttttttatttgatctTTCTTCATAGAGTTTCGACAAACCTTCGGTTACATTCTGTCCGTCATCTTGGGATGTTTGGCAatcattcaaatttgattttgacgGTCCGTTTAGCAGGTAATCACGTCTACACACAATGGATATACGCACTTACCGTTTTGCTATTTTTATGAGACGGATTTGGTTTGgctattttttgtttacggAAACGCAAACTCGCCAAGACAATTTAATGCTCGTACTGAGACAAAATTCTTCATCACAATTTACCTGAGAGGAACGCGGAGGTTTCCTCTCTTGGTTGAGTTCGTATCGAGAGGAGATGAgcttttgaaataaaagttcTCGTTCACCTTTAGTCGATTTGGATCGTCTCGGGCATTGTGGGCAGCTTTGCGTGTCCAGCGAGTATTGTATAAGGTATAAATTATGGAGTTGTCTCTATCTTTTCTAAAAACACGCCATTTAATTGTATGACACTATTTACACACGATTGCTCTGGCGGTGGTAACCGAATTATTGTCTTCTACTGAATTGATAAAATGTTTCCTATCAATTATTTACTAGTATTTACGGAGATAGTTGAGTAGATTTACTCACTTTGAAGGTAATTAATTTGGTCAACTCACAATATAGATTGAATACATTGAtaaagtttattcaattttagttgtatcaaaattataatgattgaatattattatgaaaGACAAGAAATACGGAATTTCTTCAGAGTTATTTGAAGGACTTGATTTTAAGAGATTCTGTAAACTTCTCTGTTCGGATGATGGTTTTAAACTGACCgcttacaaaaattttcgatgaacAGCCCAAGTTGGGAACTGCGTTGTTTTTTAATACTGCAACGCTCCGTCGAGTTCATTCGTTAAGGTTATaacacgaaggaaaaaaataattacgtaaAAATCTCCTGAACaaggtgatttttttccgaGTCTGAAACATCCACACGGAGGGTATGTTCGTATCGCATTTCTGCGGTTCTTGCTACAATTTAACGGTGAGTCATTCCAAGGATGTAAACCAGTGGCTGCGGGAGTTCGCCTCTCGTAGCCTGCGATCTAGGTAATCAACGTGAAAGCACGTTGCTCTGTGCTAGAGAAAGAGTAATAGAGTGAGCTTCGCAAGAAGGTGTACCGAGGGAATGGTTGAATCCCTCTACCAATATTTTATATGAACAAAATGTAGCATTTTTTAATCTCAGTGCATGGCAGTATTGCGGGTACACGTAAATCAGAATTACAATTTTCTTGAACTTTGTGTTGAAACCTCGAATAAAATCATTTGGAAAAGCGGCACTAGATGTTTGAAAAGAGTCTCGCCAGCAATTTAGCAGCCTTAAAGACATCGGTTTGGGACCTATGAGAAATGGAAAGTATGCTCGTCGATCGATCATCGCGCCTCATTTACTGTCTCCATTGCAGATCGGAACTATAGAGAAGCATTGCGATCGCTTCACCGATTCCATGATCAAGGTGAATTCGCGCCCAGCATAGGGAGGAGGTGGAAGTTGATAATTGGGAGCGATATAACCGTGTAACTTGGCGGAAACACGAAGTTATCTATTAATGACAGGCACCTGGTGCACGGTGTCGCCTTTCTACCTGGCTGCCTGACGAACGTTTCCTTTTACAGTCGAGATCGCTTCGTTGCCGGTATAACGTGCGAGCGAACGAGGGTGGCGACCCACCCTCTGGATACACAGCAACTTGAGACGTATCCTAATTAGAAACGTCATTAATACACCCGGGATACGGCCCTACGCTTGTTCTGTCATCGGCAGCACGTCGAACGCCCTTTGCCTGCCAAATGTCGAGGATAATTGTCCCAATTACTTCCCCTTACTCCCGCTTTTGTGCTACACCCACGGGAAACTTCACCTCCTATAACTGCTCCTATAATATGATGTAACCTATGCTAAATTCaaccgtcgcgtcgcgtcCTTCGCCAGGTACGCCGATCGGATTGGTTATGGTGTTGAGAAATAACGCTTCAATAGGGCCTAATTGCAACTGAAGGGTAAACACTCGGCGAAAAGTTAATGTCAGGTGCGTTGGAATCACCTGAATTCGTTGATGTTCGTTCGAAGGTTTTCCAGTCCTCTACGCGCGTTTCTAAGATCGTAAGAAGAGTTCCCTTCGAGACGTCTGACTTCAATCTTGGAAATCAATCGAAACCACTTCGAATCTAGTCAGGCTTATTGGAATTGGAGTCAAGTTTGTTCGAAGGTCTTCGTTATCAACTTCCAGTCTCCTCAGGGAATTTCCAAAATCATCTTTCGAACCGTTGTATCGATTTGAGTCCATATGCAAGTCGTCTGACTTTAATCTTGGAAATCGTTTGAATTCACCGTAAGTAGCGATACGTTTTTGCTCGACTCCTGATATCCATCACTTCGAATCCTTCCTTTCGGCATTCGTTTCTCCACCCTTTCCGATGTTCCTCGCAGTCTATTTCGATCTCGTCACCGAGCAACGAGCTTCGCAAGATCGTTGTCTTGGCGAAACCGTCGCTGCAAGTTACGCGCCATTAATTTAAAATCCCCGAGTAAGTCGCTTCTGTCCTAGACAGTGACTAATGACTCGTAACCACCGCCACACGCTCTGGCGCTACTGCTGTTGCTACTTCTGTGCCGCACGCTTTCCTCGCTCTTCTAGTCTTGCTGCGCTTCACCCCGCACCGAGGgtgaagagaaagagaggaagaggagtCTAGGGATGGCGAGAGGGTgagagggggaggaggaggagggggggggggtggaaTGAAGGGGGGCTGCTCTCCGATTCATAAACTCTAACTTTTCTCGCCTCCTCGTCGGCTCGCGCCCCGTCGACGTTGCCGTCGAGCTGTACTACTTGAGTGACTGATTATTACCGCGCGGTGCGAGCGTCGGCTTAGACTCGGGGCTGGTATTTCAGTATAAAAGTTTCCAAACGTTTTAAGATGCTAATTATTCGACGCGCGCCCGCTCCGGAGTGATGGACGGAATAATTAGTGCTCCTCCCCCCCTCCCATTCACCCCGCCGATCTACCCTGACTTTGCTCAACCAATTAAACAGGCAATTACATCGTCCCATCGGGGATTAACCGTCCCTCGAATCCCGAAACCCAAGCGAACTCTTCAAACTGCTCAAAAATTCACCCCCCGCGTTATTAGGAACTGTGTCGGTGATAGGATTGGTAgcaatttgtttttcgatattttgtaAGCAAACAAATGTTGTTTTTGGTAAGCATCGTTTTTACCTGAGTATGTAGACAAACCGATCGATACGTCATATTGCGACTAAGGGTGGTGACCGGCAAtcgaatattaaaaataaactaaatgATTCAGAGATCCAACAGATTATTACAACAATAAGTTTATTTTCATCCGTTCGTTCCCTGTTATCCTGAAAACGACGGGCGCGTAACACTTTTCTGTCGTTTTTATGAATacgagagaaataaaaaacattccgTCATTATATCTTAGGtgtgataaataaatcaatacaATCACCGATCGATCCCCTGAAACGTCGTAATTATCATAGGTGAGTACGACTCGTAAGGGTGGCTCGAAGGTGGTAAATATATGATGGCGATATATTGAAAATGAGAATTGAAGGGTGGCTGTGCACACACCGTGTGTATACCGAAGAATAAATCACTGTTTACATTACTGTAAACTGTGTGCACTCGTTGAGCACACCCCTTTTCAGTCCCGATCTGCAACCCCTACGGCGATATAAGCCGCTCTGTTTACTTGgcaacttttgaaaatataatccGTATCGGTTAAACGCAACGTCGATCGCGTTCAATCATGCCACGGAAATTTACAGCTTACACCGTTAATCGGTCGCAAATTTGTTTGACCTCGAACACGAGCACGACACGCACAAGCGCGGTGTCCGATATAATGCGAAAACGACGCGGAGGGAGGGCCAGAAAAtcgaaattaatcaaaatggCAGGCAagagaattgaaagaaatttaacgCAACAGGACGataaaagtgagaaaaaaataaacaatatttattttggcatcagaaaaaataaaaattcttttatcaACGATAAATCAGGCTTGAGTAAAAATTAGTCTTACATTTTCAGCAATTGTAACGGATATCTTTGGcacacaaaataaaaaaattcttttggCTTCGTTTAATATTTTGCGTCTCTTATCAACCAgtattacaatattaataaaaaataacaatccttagggaataaattgattacTTTTGTATTCGGTTGAATACGTGAATGCAGTTTCTTTCCTGCAGCATTGCAGCAGCAGTATAAACGTGATTGGGTagcgaataattttcatccttTCACGAAGCGTTCGCTTAAACTCGCTGTTTAATATCGCGACGGGTGTGATTTGGAGCGTTGAAAATCGGTGCTAATTTTCAATCGGTATCTATTTGTACGTATAAAAAGTATCGAGGGCAAAGTGAAAAGCTGTTTTCTGCTTAAGGCGAGAAGAGAAAAGCAGACGTGTATCTATGCATATATATCTACGTTTCGTTTAGCGGAAAATTGCGCTCTTTCAACTGATGCATCGTGCCTGCAGCcctatacaaaaaaaaaggacgcGATTTTTCATGGATAAAGTGTATATACGCATTTATTCCACAGACAAGGTATAATTCCAAATTATTgcacatgaattttttactttttttaaaaaatccttCGCGGAATATGGGCCATTTTTTATGTTCATGCTTGCATAGAATTTTGCTTTCCATTTCTTGGAATTTGATAGTAAACAGAGAGTCGGTGAATTTTGTTGTTCGGATTTCTTAAAATCGGTCTTCTCGTCTCTCGGTTGAATTTGAAATGCACATTATAAACTCgagaaacaatattttcaaactcagAATCGAACTGtaacgacaattttttttctctattattCTTTATTAGTAATCTCAAATccttgataaaaatataaaattaaatcatGATCTCTGACCTACCAAacaaattttgacgatttatCATCTTCGTTTTAGTTTTCATCCGAATTCGAAACAAGAATCCGATTTCTAAACATGCGAATGAACTTTGAGTAAGTTT
This region of Neodiprion fabricii isolate iyNeoFabr1 chromosome 7, iyNeoFabr1.1, whole genome shotgun sequence genomic DNA includes:
- the LOC124186491 gene encoding C-type lectin domain family 4 member K-like codes for the protein MASLFKSLSLIQIATCLLTVFAVFCCLAEAHTSLASGYTEYTDEKVAYKIHADPKTWLEAKQVCAEEGGSLAFIDTRKKIRFLGSKKSQGVQLWVGISRTSPSTDWSRVDCDDTLYYLPWAPYEPSNSQNCVAIKGCSAGLSSQNCFDRKAFVCEKRV